A genomic stretch from bacterium includes:
- a CDS encoding metal-dependent hydrolase: protein MPDVARPKFLYYGHSTVGVQLLDGQTVLIDPWVEGNPMCPESLYEFDKIDAFLITHAHMDHMGDAVELARRHQPKKVVASFEICNWLGSKGVENLAPMGLGGSQNVLGLEVTMVRADHSSGIIEDAGEQPGGEIFDGGVASGYCVRTAEGFCFYHAGDTAVFSDMKLIAELYRPTLGFVPVGDLFTMGPREAALACKFLGLEQAVPIHFGTFPVLTGTPAEFRSQVATLGIDCSVVELAPGDTL from the coding sequence ATGCCTGATGTCGCACGCCCGAAGTTCCTCTACTACGGACACTCCACGGTCGGAGTCCAGCTGCTCGACGGCCAGACGGTACTGATCGATCCCTGGGTCGAGGGCAATCCGATGTGTCCGGAGTCGCTCTACGAGTTCGACAAGATCGACGCGTTCTTGATCACCCACGCCCACATGGACCACATGGGTGATGCGGTCGAGCTCGCCAGGCGTCATCAACCAAAGAAAGTCGTCGCGAGTTTCGAGATCTGCAACTGGCTCGGGTCCAAGGGCGTAGAGAACCTGGCGCCGATGGGGCTCGGCGGCAGCCAGAACGTTCTGGGTCTGGAAGTGACCATGGTGCGTGCGGATCATTCCTCGGGCATCATCGAAGATGCTGGCGAGCAACCGGGTGGCGAGATCTTCGACGGCGGTGTCGCCTCGGGCTACTGCGTTCGAACTGCGGAGGGATTCTGCTTTTATCATGCCGGCGACACCGCGGTCTTTTCCGACATGAAGCTCATCGCCGAGCTCTACCGGCCGACCTTGGGCTTTGTTCCGGTAGGCGATCTGTTCACGATGGGTCCACGCGAAGCCGCGCTGGCCTGCAAATTCCTCGGTCTCGAGCAAGCGGTCCCGATCCACTTCGGCACCTTTCCCGTTCTCACCGGGACGCCGGCCGAGTTTCGATCGCAAGTCGCCACTCTCGGGATCGACTGCAGTGTCGTCGAGCTGGCTCCGGGAGATACTCTCTGA
- the lpxA gene encoding acyl-ACP--UDP-N-acetylglucosamine O-acyltransferase, protein MPETLIHPTAAVAKTAALGTGVRIGPFAVVEDHVEIGDECILDAHAVIRPFVRMGARNRVYSNAVLGGEPQDVLFSGEPTGLEIGEENLFREASTVHRATNPERPTRVGSGCMLMVNVHIGHDCQLGDNIVLTNDTNLAGHVEVGDGVLMGGMAQVHQFVRVGRQAMVAGSTSLARDALPYAFMWGILARHYRLNTIGLRRSGIKGDRYRELQKAYRALCDGQPLDDLEATEEIEYLRRWLAAPSKRGLAGFAKRGEKEG, encoded by the coding sequence ATGCCCGAGACCTTGATTCACCCCACCGCCGCGGTCGCAAAAACGGCAGCGCTGGGCACCGGCGTGCGGATCGGACCGTTCGCGGTGGTCGAGGATCACGTCGAGATCGGGGATGAATGCATCCTCGACGCGCACGCAGTGATCCGGCCCTTCGTGCGGATGGGCGCTCGCAACCGGGTCTACTCGAACGCGGTTCTGGGTGGCGAGCCGCAGGACGTGTTGTTCAGCGGCGAACCGACGGGCCTCGAGATCGGCGAGGAGAACCTGTTCCGCGAAGCCTCCACCGTCCATCGGGCCACCAACCCGGAGCGGCCCACCCGAGTCGGCTCCGGTTGCATGCTCATGGTCAACGTCCACATCGGGCACGACTGCCAGCTCGGCGACAACATCGTCCTCACCAACGACACCAACCTCGCCGGGCACGTCGAGGTCGGCGACGGCGTGCTCATGGGCGGCATGGCCCAGGTGCATCAGTTCGTCAGGGTCGGGCGCCAGGCCATGGTCGCCGGCTCGACCTCGCTCGCGAGAGATGCCCTACCCTACGCGTTCATGTGGGGGATCCTTGCGCGCCACTACCGCTTGAACACGATCGGCCTGCGCCGCTCGGGAATCAAAGGTGATCGCTACAGGGAGCTGCAGAAGGCCTATCGCGCGCTATGCGACGGTCAGCCGCTCGATGACCTCGAGGCAACCGAGGAGATCGAGTACCTCCGGCGCTGGTTGGCGGCACCGTCGAAACGCGGCCTGGCCGGATTCGCCAAACGGGGCGAGAAGGAAGGCTAG
- a CDS encoding porin family protein, which yields MKKLAIVLGLALLMAVPSWAAGIGVGVAHWDTEDADEDQGFGLKVAFGVTESVEVEFRAAFFDAFAQVGNNALFRLEATPVDLGVAYHFNSGGKADPYLGAGGSFVFANAVFDGGQIPVAGGPEVDDEFGYYLVLGVDVGVSERFGVFGEVLYRQAKLNLTANNFGFADFQSDFAGPAATGGVMLRW from the coding sequence ATGAAAAAGCTAGCTATCGTCCTTGGTCTGGCGCTGTTGATGGCCGTCCCGTCATGGGCCGCAGGTATCGGCGTGGGTGTCGCCCACTGGGACACCGAGGATGCCGATGAAGATCAAGGCTTCGGGCTCAAGGTGGCCTTCGGTGTGACTGAATCGGTCGAGGTCGAGTTTCGCGCGGCGTTCTTCGACGCCTTCGCGCAGGTCGGCAACAACGCTCTGTTCCGGCTCGAGGCGACCCCGGTGGATCTGGGTGTGGCCTATCACTTCAATAGTGGCGGCAAGGCCGATCCCTATCTGGGCGCCGGTGGCTCGTTCGTCTTCGCCAATGCCGTCTTTGACGGCGGTCAGATTCCGGTCGCCGGCGGCCCTGAGGTCGACGACGAGTTCGGCTACTACCTGGTGCTCGGGGTCGACGTGGGTGTCAGCGAACGCTTCGGCGTCTTCGGCGAGGTTCTCTACCGCCAGGCCAAGCTGAACCTCACGGCCAACAACTTCGGCTTCGCCGACTTCCAGTCCGACTTTGCAGGACCCGCGGCCACCGGCGGCGTCATGCTGCGCTGGTAA
- a CDS encoding zinc-binding dehydrogenase, which produces MQAFRISEHGGPEVLEWVSLPDPEPRADQVLVEVRACALNRLDLWVRNGVPGHEFPLPLIPGSEVAGTIAVVGEAIEDLEIGTDVLIAPGVSCGVCDRCMAGIDMLCPSYGILGEHCDGGYAELVAVPRRNILPLPKGLSHAEAAAIPLVFMTAWHMLVARARLEPLEDILIHAAGSGVSSAGIQIARLLGARNIFVTASTDAKLDKARKLGATHTINYTHEDFARVVRKATGGKGVEVVFDHVGGKTFEDSVKALAWAGRIVICGATTDHQAKVNLRAVFYKSLSVLGSTMGSQSELRTLIGHVEHGDLAPVLDRTLPLREAPEAQRLLEQRELFGKIVLTRT; this is translated from the coding sequence GTGCAGGCGTTCAGAATCAGTGAGCACGGCGGCCCCGAAGTCCTGGAATGGGTCTCGCTGCCGGATCCCGAGCCGAGAGCCGACCAGGTCCTGGTGGAGGTTCGAGCCTGCGCCCTCAACCGGCTCGATCTATGGGTGAGAAACGGCGTTCCGGGGCACGAGTTCCCGCTGCCGCTCATCCCCGGTTCCGAGGTGGCCGGGACCATCGCCGTCGTCGGAGAAGCGATCGAGGATCTCGAGATCGGAACCGACGTACTGATCGCGCCCGGGGTTTCCTGTGGCGTCTGCGATCGCTGTATGGCGGGCATCGACATGCTCTGCCCGAGCTACGGCATCCTCGGTGAGCACTGCGACGGCGGCTACGCCGAGCTCGTCGCCGTGCCGAGACGCAACATTCTGCCGCTCCCCAAGGGACTCTCGCACGCCGAGGCCGCCGCTATTCCGCTGGTCTTCATGACCGCCTGGCACATGCTGGTCGCGCGGGCGAGGCTCGAGCCGCTGGAAGACATCCTCATCCATGCGGCCGGCTCCGGGGTTTCGAGCGCCGGCATTCAGATCGCCAGGCTCCTCGGAGCCCGGAACATCTTCGTGACGGCCTCGACCGACGCAAAGCTCGACAAAGCCCGCAAGCTCGGCGCGACCCATACGATCAACTACACGCATGAAGACTTTGCGCGCGTGGTCCGCAAGGCCACGGGGGGCAAGGGTGTCGAAGTCGTCTTCGACCACGTCGGCGGCAAAACCTTCGAAGACAGCGTCAAGGCGCTGGCGTGGGCGGGCAGAATCGTCATCTGCGGCGCCACCACGGACCACCAGGCGAAGGTCAATCTGCGCGCGGTGTTCTACAAAAGCCTCTCGGTTCTGGGCTCGACGATGGGCAGCCAGTCGGAGCTCAGAACTCTGATCGGTCACGTCGAGCACGGAGACCTCGCGCCGGTGCTCGACCGGACGCTGCCGCTGCGCGAAGCGCCCGAGGCGCAGCGCCTTCTCGAGCAGCGCGAGCTCTTCGGAAAAATCGTCCTGACTCGAACCTGA
- a CDS encoding SDR family oxidoreductase, which translates to MQQEDLSDRVALVTGASSGLGFAAAAALARRGARIALSSRGGTKLKQAEEILAETATEVVSFPADVREPEALEDLVSDTEEILGPVDILVANGGGPKVKPAAELDEADWNEALPLVFLFIPRLCRLVVPGMVRRGWGRIIAINSVSTKQPIPDLALSNTLRPAVVGYLKTLSREVAASGVTVNSVLPGYTKTARQLEIAEGVAARRGIDVAEVLAERGAGFPIGRMAEPEEIGEVVGFLASPAASYVTGQAITVDGGYAAGLL; encoded by the coding sequence ATGCAGCAGGAGGATTTGTCCGACCGAGTCGCCCTGGTCACCGGCGCGAGCAGCGGGTTGGGATTCGCCGCAGCGGCCGCCCTTGCGCGCAGGGGTGCGCGGATCGCGCTCTCGAGCCGGGGTGGCACGAAACTGAAGCAGGCCGAGGAGATCCTGGCCGAGACTGCAACGGAGGTGGTCTCTTTTCCGGCTGACGTGAGAGAACCGGAAGCGCTCGAGGATCTGGTTTCGGACACCGAGGAGATTCTTGGACCGGTCGATATCCTCGTGGCCAATGGCGGCGGCCCCAAGGTCAAGCCCGCGGCCGAGCTCGATGAAGCCGACTGGAATGAAGCCCTACCCCTGGTCTTCTTGTTCATTCCGCGCCTGTGCCGCTTGGTAGTGCCCGGCATGGTCCGGCGCGGTTGGGGTCGGATCATCGCCATCAACTCGGTCTCGACCAAGCAGCCGATTCCCGATCTCGCACTGTCCAACACCCTCAGACCGGCGGTCGTCGGCTACCTCAAGACGCTGTCCCGGGAGGTTGCCGCTTCCGGGGTGACGGTGAACTCCGTACTGCCCGGGTACACCAAGACCGCCCGCCAGCTCGAGATCGCCGAAGGCGTCGCCGCGCGGCGCGGAATCGACGTAGCCGAAGTCCTGGCCGAACGAGGTGCGGGCTTTCCTATTGGACGAATGGCCGAGCCCGAGGAGATCGGCGAGGTAGTGGGCTTCCTTGCGAGCCCGGCGGCCTCGTACGTGACCGGCCAGGCGATCACCGTCGACGGCGGCTACGCGGCCGGGCTTCTGTAG
- a CDS encoding glycosyltransferase has translation MTLTTSTPWWRLDWRNEPPQELGLTLVVPVYNERYLAAILLGRLFELDLPHISRLEIIVVDDGSTDGTREILKDIASENGERMRLILQEKNQGKGAAIRTGIEAASGDLIVIQDADLEYDPRDLARLIEPFIEDGADVVYGSRFLAGERRRVLYFRHELGNRLITFMSNWFTDLNLSDVETCYKMFRAPLLKSLPMRSNDFAIEIELTAKSAKRRWSMYEVPISYHGRTYREGKKIGIKDGFRALWAILKFWIVDDLYKEDAYGGNILHNLERAQRFNGWMAGALEPWVGSKVLEIGAGIGNITTFMIPRDRYVASDINDHYLHYLNNFAGGKPYLDVAKVDLEDPQTFAELGEQFDTAICLNVLEHVRDPLAALRNLHSILEPGGRAVVYVPAGQWLYSSLDESLDHRCRYGRMMLTEELESCGFEVEHLQGFNKASVPGWLWNGKVLRRRGFSRSQLKIFDWLVPILRRTDWLLPWKGLGLIAVAKRVD, from the coding sequence TTGACACTCACGACAAGCACGCCCTGGTGGCGACTCGACTGGCGGAACGAACCGCCCCAAGAACTGGGGCTCACGCTCGTCGTTCCGGTCTACAACGAACGCTATCTGGCCGCTATTCTGCTCGGCCGTCTTTTCGAGCTCGATCTGCCCCACATCTCCCGTCTCGAGATCATCGTCGTCGACGACGGCTCGACCGACGGAACTCGAGAGATCCTGAAAGACATCGCGAGCGAAAACGGCGAGCGCATGCGCCTGATCCTCCAGGAGAAGAACCAGGGCAAGGGCGCCGCGATCCGCACCGGAATCGAGGCCGCGAGCGGAGATCTGATCGTGATTCAGGATGCCGACCTGGAATACGACCCGCGCGACCTGGCGCGGCTCATCGAGCCCTTTATCGAGGACGGCGCCGACGTCGTCTATGGCTCACGCTTCCTCGCCGGCGAACGGCGCCGGGTGCTTTACTTCCGCCATGAGCTCGGCAATCGCCTGATCACATTCATGAGCAACTGGTTCACCGACCTGAACCTCTCGGATGTCGAGACCTGCTACAAGATGTTTCGGGCGCCGCTGCTCAAGTCGCTGCCGATGCGCTCGAACGATTTCGCGATCGAGATCGAGCTGACCGCCAAATCGGCGAAGCGACGTTGGTCGATGTACGAGGTGCCGATCAGCTACCACGGTCGAACCTATCGCGAAGGCAAGAAGATCGGCATCAAAGACGGCTTCCGCGCGCTTTGGGCGATTCTCAAGTTCTGGATCGTCGACGATCTCTACAAGGAGGACGCCTACGGCGGCAACATCCTGCACAACCTGGAGCGGGCGCAGCGCTTCAACGGCTGGATGGCCGGCGCGCTGGAGCCGTGGGTCGGTAGCAAGGTGCTCGAGATCGGCGCCGGTATCGGCAACATCACAACCTTCATGATCCCCCGCGATCGCTACGTGGCATCCGACATCAACGATCACTACCTCCACTACTTGAACAACTTCGCCGGCGGCAAGCCCTACCTGGACGTGGCGAAGGTCGACCTCGAAGATCCGCAGACCTTCGCCGAACTGGGTGAGCAATTCGACACGGCGATCTGCCTGAACGTCCTCGAGCACGTGCGGGATCCGTTGGCCGCCTTGCGCAACCTGCATTCGATTCTCGAGCCGGGCGGCCGCGCGGTGGTCTACGTGCCCGCCGGACAATGGCTGTATTCGTCACTCGACGAGTCACTCGACCATCGCTGCCGCTACGGCAGGATGATGCTAACCGAAGAACTCGAGTCCTGCGGCTTCGAGGTCGAGCATCTGCAGGGCTTCAACAAGGCGTCCGTGCCGGGCTGGCTCTGGAACGGCAAGGTCCTCAGGCGACGCGGTTTCAGCCGCAGTCAACTCAAGATCTTCGACTGGCTGGTGCCGATTCTGCGCCGTACCGATTGGCTACTGCCCTGGAAGGGCCTCGGACTGATCGCCGTCGCCAAGCGCGTCGACTAA
- a CDS encoding phospholipid carrier-dependent glycosyltransferase — MTEASKRERLALAALLLVSLCLNLVGIGWGLSPVWSWAPDEIRPEQVLEPAAWSEKYPPLHRLLLSVVLKPAKAGFEASDSVPWQTERNWLGVLQRLVSILAAAGVVVLVFRTARQAGYARAALPAAAVVVVSPTFVYYAKTANLEAAYLFWFALSLLFFVRAWQGGALRDFLWCSAATIAAVTTKDQAYGLYPVLMAASLVRIARDHSELPGVWARVRATALDRRVWGSALMALGLFGAIYAVSGGVDDFVDHVKKIVGHNTMQYREFDRSLAGVASMSWSALRRSAFVTGWPLFLVAILGVVVAIRNRQSTAMVLALVPLGYFLSFIWVIGFHYVRFFLPLLPVFAILAGRGWVALARRWPRGTRAAAVMVFAWALVRCIGVGAAMLTDTRLDAERFLAAGAAGSAGESAVGVGRVTVLPWDLENAVWGKLRPEGCEFVDRERPERVVFNVSDIRTAREREILRSFEIGRVNYELEQRFLPRVKPPGWGATSSNLMFLSPEIRIFRRAKRPCIDQASLIGVLNRKASRGDAGTERALLELMLREGWGSKIDPDGRAVLLGTSHGHWTRATQPAVLALENPGLRPLGVGLRLAVMAGREYRPVPVRLQDRGEVLRLTFGRQRIRGLRLADLEPGERRLVWIWSKKAWPGQEKVPRMLGVKLLELRLEPDDRQSGDLVDALGDGDQSEALPGQ, encoded by the coding sequence GTGACGGAAGCGTCGAAGCGCGAGCGCCTGGCGCTTGCGGCGCTGCTGTTGGTCAGTCTGTGTCTGAACCTGGTCGGAATCGGCTGGGGTCTGAGCCCCGTCTGGTCCTGGGCTCCCGACGAGATCCGGCCCGAGCAGGTGCTCGAGCCCGCGGCTTGGTCCGAGAAGTACCCACCGCTCCACCGGCTGCTGTTGTCGGTGGTACTGAAGCCCGCCAAGGCCGGATTCGAGGCCAGCGACTCGGTGCCGTGGCAGACGGAGAGGAACTGGCTCGGCGTTCTACAGCGTCTGGTGAGCATCCTCGCCGCCGCGGGTGTCGTGGTGTTGGTCTTTCGAACGGCTCGCCAGGCCGGCTACGCACGGGCGGCCCTGCCGGCGGCCGCCGTAGTTGTGGTCTCGCCGACCTTCGTCTACTACGCCAAGACCGCCAACCTCGAAGCGGCATACCTGTTCTGGTTCGCGCTGTCCCTACTGTTCTTCGTCCGAGCCTGGCAGGGCGGTGCGCTGCGGGATTTCCTGTGGTGCTCGGCCGCGACGATCGCGGCGGTCACCACCAAAGACCAGGCGTATGGACTCTATCCGGTACTGATGGCCGCGAGTCTGGTGCGAATTGCCCGTGACCACTCCGAGCTCCCGGGCGTCTGGGCTCGCGTCCGGGCCACGGCGTTGGACCGCCGGGTCTGGGGTTCGGCACTGATGGCGCTGGGTCTCTTCGGCGCGATCTATGCCGTCTCGGGGGGTGTCGATGACTTCGTCGACCACGTCAAGAAGATCGTCGGCCACAACACCATGCAGTACCGGGAGTTCGATAGAAGCCTCGCCGGCGTCGCGTCGATGTCCTGGTCGGCGCTTCGCCGCAGCGCCTTTGTCACCGGTTGGCCGCTGTTTCTGGTTGCGATTCTCGGAGTCGTAGTAGCGATTCGGAATCGGCAGAGCACGGCAATGGTTCTGGCTCTGGTGCCGCTGGGCTATTTCTTGAGCTTCATCTGGGTCATCGGCTTCCACTACGTTCGCTTCTTCCTGCCGTTGCTGCCGGTCTTCGCCATACTCGCCGGCCGAGGTTGGGTGGCTCTCGCACGGCGCTGGCCGCGGGGCACCAGGGCGGCGGCGGTCATGGTCTTCGCCTGGGCCCTGGTGCGTTGCATCGGCGTGGGCGCCGCCATGCTGACCGATACCCGCTTGGATGCGGAGCGATTCCTTGCCGCCGGCGCCGCCGGCTCGGCCGGGGAGTCCGCGGTCGGGGTCGGACGGGTCACGGTTCTGCCGTGGGACCTCGAGAACGCGGTGTGGGGGAAGCTCAGACCCGAGGGCTGCGAGTTCGTCGATCGAGAACGGCCGGAGCGGGTGGTGTTCAACGTCAGCGACATACGCACGGCGCGCGAACGGGAGATCCTGCGTAGCTTCGAGATCGGGCGCGTCAACTATGAGCTCGAGCAGCGCTTCCTGCCGCGCGTGAAGCCACCCGGATGGGGAGCGACGAGCTCGAACCTCATGTTCTTGTCACCCGAGATTCGTATCTTCCGGCGCGCGAAACGTCCGTGCATCGACCAGGCGTCTTTGATTGGGGTTCTGAACCGCAAGGCCAGTCGAGGCGACGCCGGCACGGAGCGAGCGCTGCTCGAGTTGATGCTTCGGGAGGGCTGGGGGTCGAAGATCGATCCCGACGGTCGGGCGGTCCTGCTCGGCACCAGCCACGGACACTGGACGCGCGCGACCCAGCCGGCAGTCTTGGCGCTCGAGAATCCCGGACTTCGGCCGCTCGGCGTCGGGCTCCGACTCGCCGTAATGGCGGGTCGGGAGTACCGACCGGTCCCGGTTCGTCTTCAGGACCGAGGCGAAGTGTTGCGGCTGACCTTCGGGCGCCAGAGAATACGCGGACTTCGCCTCGCGGATCTCGAGCCGGGCGAGCGGCGATTGGTCTGGATCTGGAGCAAGAAGGCCTGGCCGGGACAGGAGAAGGTACCGCGGATGCTGGGTGTCAAGCTGCTCGAGCTCCGGCTCGAGCCGGATGACCGCCAAAGCGGCGACTTAGTCGACGCGCTTGGCGACGGCGATCAGTCCGAGGCCCTTCCAGGGCAGTAG
- a CDS encoding winged helix-turn-helix transcriptional regulator, whose product MPAPVDITDPFRALSDPTRREIVSLLAAGPLPVRMIAGNFPSISRPAVSKHLRILREGRLVSEERSGRERYYRLELGTVATTLAWMTGVSVKAGAGTGVGTGAGPGIGAETSNAGGAESPRSASRKRAAKSSKPRSEAEASPPPEVEPGGDSDDWKSW is encoded by the coding sequence TTGCCGGCACCTGTCGATATCACCGACCCGTTTCGCGCTCTTTCCGATCCCACGCGCAGGGAGATCGTGAGCCTGCTTGCGGCAGGCCCCTTGCCGGTGCGCATGATCGCCGGGAACTTCCCGTCGATCAGTCGGCCCGCGGTCTCGAAGCATCTCCGAATCCTCCGCGAGGGCAGGCTGGTAAGCGAAGAGCGCTCGGGACGCGAACGCTACTACCGTCTCGAGCTCGGGACGGTCGCCACCACCCTCGCCTGGATGACGGGCGTCAGCGTCAAGGCCGGTGCCGGAACCGGCGTCGGGACCGGTGCCGGTCCCGGGATAGGCGCAGAGACCAGCAATGCGGGCGGGGCTGAGAGCCCTCGCTCGGCCAGCCGCAAGCGAGCAGCGAAGTCTTCGAAGCCGCGGTCCGAGGCAGAAGCCTCGCCGCCTCCGGAGGTCGAGCCGGGTGGGGACTCCGACGACTGGAAGTCCTGGTGA
- a CDS encoding GNAT family N-acetyltransferase, translated as MPVAEGLRHQLLRLVPDQPVWIEARAALLDPGSRLFGDPRGFVIRSDDLRLGAVVGEASESLVREALADIPDAGSDPSALWAVVVPEGFTPEVRSALRDWTSDEADIFREPQGGVSPPMRPSEGVRRMSRAESSLLEGLSEALASELSEALVRSEVVAAWVDARPVSFCHVACESERLWDVSINTAAEYRRRGLAAECVAWLAAEMRDRGKRAVWGAHSENVASRRLALKLGFEPSGRLCLFENEREENRVD; from the coding sequence GTGCCGGTAGCCGAGGGCCTTCGTCACCAGCTTCTGAGACTCGTTCCCGACCAGCCCGTGTGGATCGAGGCTCGGGCCGCACTGCTCGACCCCGGCAGCCGCCTGTTCGGAGACCCGCGGGGCTTCGTCATTCGCTCCGACGATCTGCGGCTGGGCGCTGTCGTCGGCGAGGCTTCAGAGTCGCTGGTCCGCGAGGCGCTCGCGGACATCCCGGATGCCGGGTCCGACCCGAGCGCGCTTTGGGCCGTGGTGGTACCCGAGGGCTTCACACCCGAGGTGCGCTCGGCGCTGAGAGATTGGACCTCCGACGAAGCCGATATCTTCCGCGAGCCGCAAGGGGGGGTGTCGCCACCGATGCGGCCGTCGGAGGGGGTCCGCCGGATGTCGCGGGCCGAATCATCGCTTCTCGAAGGCCTGTCAGAAGCCCTCGCTTCCGAGCTCTCGGAGGCATTGGTCCGCTCCGAAGTGGTCGCGGCCTGGGTCGACGCTCGGCCGGTGTCTTTCTGTCATGTCGCCTGCGAGAGTGAGCGGCTCTGGGATGTCTCGATCAACACGGCCGCCGAATACCGGCGTCGGGGCCTGGCCGCGGAGTGCGTGGCGTGGTTGGCCGCCGAGATGAGAGATCGCGGCAAGCGCGCGGTCTGGGGTGCTCATTCGGAGAATGTGGCCTCACGGCGCCTGGCGCTGAAGCTGGGGTTCGAACCCAGCGGCAGGCTCTGCTTGTTCGAGAACGAGCGCGAGGAAAACCGGGTCGATTAA
- a CDS encoding pyrroloquinoline quinone biosynthesis protein PqqB produces the protein MKRAVQLLCLTLPFVVGCRPSTHGLARAAEPEAPFLRVIGSVQDGGVPHAACSGPTCRRARETGSHRLVASLALVLPSSEKVYFFEATPDVREQLEAVADVRGPLPNGVDRAPVDGLFLSHAHIGHYLGLAFFGYEAVHTRRLPVYSTPRMAAFLRSNGPWSQLVDKQNISIQEVPSGGRVELEDGVSVTLVPSPHREEYTDTVGFLIRGPERALLFVPDTDAWEHWSPSIEHWLGQVDVALLDGTFYSGAELPNRSLAEIGHPLVASSMDRFESLGEPAPEIAFIHMNHSNPILLDDTPERATLVKRGFKIAAEGMEFDL, from the coding sequence ATGAAGCGCGCCGTGCAGCTCCTGTGCCTGACGCTTCCGTTCGTGGTCGGGTGCCGCCCCTCGACGCACGGCCTTGCGAGAGCCGCCGAGCCTGAAGCGCCGTTCCTGCGCGTGATCGGCTCGGTGCAGGACGGCGGAGTTCCCCACGCGGCCTGTAGTGGCCCCACCTGCAGACGAGCGCGGGAAACAGGCTCCCATCGCCTCGTGGCCTCGCTGGCACTGGTGCTGCCCAGCTCGGAGAAGGTCTACTTCTTCGAAGCGACTCCCGACGTGCGCGAGCAGCTCGAGGCGGTCGCCGACGTCCGCGGGCCGCTCCCGAACGGGGTCGACCGCGCTCCGGTCGACGGCTTGTTCTTGAGCCACGCTCACATCGGGCACTATCTCGGCCTGGCCTTCTTCGGCTACGAGGCGGTGCATACTCGGCGCTTGCCCGTGTACTCCACCCCACGCATGGCCGCCTTCCTGCGCAGCAACGGTCCCTGGAGCCAGCTCGTCGACAAGCAGAACATCAGCATTCAGGAAGTCCCATCCGGCGGCAGGGTCGAGCTCGAGGACGGTGTCTCGGTCACTCTCGTGCCCTCGCCACACCGTGAGGAGTACACCGATACCGTCGGGTTTCTGATTCGAGGCCCCGAGCGCGCGCTCCTGTTCGTGCCCGACACCGATGCCTGGGAGCATTGGTCGCCGTCGATCGAGCACTGGCTCGGCCAGGTCGATGTCGCGCTGCTCGACGGCACCTTCTACTCGGGAGCCGAGCTCCCCAATCGCTCGCTCGCCGAGATCGGTCACCCGCTGGTGGCTAGCTCGATGGACCGCTTCGAGAGCCTCGGGGAGCCGGCGCCCGAGATCGCCTTCATCCACATGAACCACTCGAACCCGATTCTCCTCGACGACACTCCGGAGCGTGCGACGCTGGTGAAGCGGGGATTCAAGATCGCGGCCGAAGGCATGGAGTTCGACCTCTAG
- a CDS encoding MBL fold metallo-hydrolase encodes MDTLDQHLYFRQLLAGRQVATNHVVAGQMANFMYLLGDVESRRAFIVDPAWDVQSLIDTAQADGYEIAGALVTHYHPDHVGGDLFGLSVEGLGKLLEHKAVPVYVNKNEADGLKVVTGLSEGDLRRVESDETLELGRIPIRCLHTPGHTPGSQCFLIGDRLVAGDTLFVQGCGRVDLPGGDPEQMYESLTQKLAKLPPETVLFPGHHYGPTETSTIADELENNAYLKIDSLDDWRRMFGA; translated from the coding sequence ATGGACACACTCGATCAACACCTCTACTTTCGCCAACTGCTGGCCGGTCGCCAGGTCGCGACCAACCACGTCGTGGCCGGGCAGATGGCGAACTTCATGTATCTACTGGGCGATGTCGAGAGCCGGCGGGCCTTCATCGTCGATCCCGCCTGGGACGTCCAGAGCCTGATCGATACGGCCCAGGCCGACGGCTATGAGATCGCCGGCGCACTGGTGACTCACTACCACCCGGATCACGTCGGCGGCGATCTCTTTGGGCTCTCGGTCGAAGGCCTCGGCAAGTTGCTCGAGCACAAGGCGGTGCCGGTGTACGTCAACAAGAACGAGGCCGACGGCCTCAAAGTGGTAACCGGCCTCTCCGAGGGCGATCTGCGCAGGGTCGAAAGCGACGAGACCCTCGAGCTCGGTCGAATCCCGATTCGCTGCCTGCACACTCCCGGACACACTCCCGGAAGCCAGTGCTTTCTGATCGGCGACCGGCTGGTTGCGGGCGATACCCTGTTCGTCCAGGGCTGCGGCCGCGTCGACCTCCCCGGCGGCGACCCCGAGCAGATGTACGAGAGCCTGACCCAGAAACTGGCCAAGCTGCCGCCGGAGACCGTGCTCTTTCCCGGCCATCACTATGGGCCGACCGAGACCTCGACCATCGCCGACGAGCTCGAGAACAACGCCTATCTGAAGATCGATAGTCTCGACGACTGGCGCCGGATGTTCGGCGCCTAG